The Microcoleus sp. FACHB-68 region TCCCACTCATAAATCTGGCTCCAAATTGGTTTGCCGGCCTTGATAGTGTTGCTATACCAAGGCTCCTTTTGATATTCGTATCTTCCCGTATTTTCAATAGCCTTGATTCGATTTCCCTGGTTATCTGTTGCGTAGGTGATGCTATCAGAGTTGCCGTATTGTCTGAGAGAAACCTCACTAATGATGACGCTCTTTTCTTTCTCGTATCCAGCCCCAATATAGTCGCCTGTTGTAGAACCAAAGTTGATATAGCCAACATTAAACTCCTGCATCTGTTTCCAGTAAAATTGCCCTTGCCTCTTGAGGTCTTTGGGATCGACCAATCCTAATTCGAGGGCGTCGGTGTTGACTTTCGCTAACTGTTTAGCAGCGTTAAGGTAACTACTCAGGTGCTGCTCAACGCGAGAGCTAGCTTCATTTTGCAAGCGCAGTACCAACTCGTTGACGGCTTTTTGTCCGTTGCGAAACGAGAGATAGCCAACCAAGCCGACAGCAGCAGTGATTTGCAGGAGGAAGGGAACGATCAAAACAGTTTGTAAAGAAGCCTGCAAAGGGAACTGGGCAATTAAGCGGTTCAATGACCGAGTTAACATGGGCGAGCACTGCCATTTTGTTGAGTTACATAAGTCGGGTTAATTCCTCCGACCCCCTTATCGAGCTATAAATATTTTAGTGATTTTGTTAAGCTCGATTGCTCTACGCAGGCTGTAGGGGATAGAGAAACCAATTTTTAGGCTTATAAAATGATGTTAGTGAAAGTGTAATGATTTAACTGGCCAGCCGTAAGCACAGTATATCTGTCTTGCTGACGACGTGGTTTCTCTGCATCCTCGATTAAATATTGCCTACACCGACTACGCCTTGGTGACATAAAAGAAGCGCTGGCAGCATTTGACAATCAGCCACAGAGGCTTGAAGGTCTGTGCGCTGTGATCGCCGATTGTCTATGCTAGGAATACCCGCCGGCTTATGATTGAGCGCAGTCCGAATCTACAGTTTGTTAGGGTGTGGAGACGTTGCTCAGTCGTCGCCAAAGAACTTTAGATATTAGCCCAGAACTGCTGTGCCGGTCGGGGTTGTAGCGTTGCAGCGCAACATTATATTCTCAAACTGGGATGCTGCCTTGCTCATTAACTATCTTCTCGATACCCGTCAGGGCGAACCGTGGTGCTATCGAGGTAAGCGTCTGAGAAATCTACCATTCGGGCGCGGTAAAAATTGCAACCGGCTAGCCTTGCCTGTGTCAGCCTTGCACCTTCTAAATTGGCGCGGCTCAAATCTGCATCGATCAAATTAGCCGAACCCAGATCCGCATTGTACAGGTTCGCTCCTTGCAAATTCGCTCCTGAAAGGTCAGCACCTTGCAAATTAGCGTAACGCAGATTCGCTCTACACAAATTCGCCCCCCGCAGGTTGGCTTCAGATAAATCGGCCTGATAAAGCTTAACGTCACTCAGTTCAGCCGCGTTGATTTCAGCAGCGTGCAGGTTGGCTTGGCTAAGATTGGCGTAAGGCAAATAGGTGCTTGTGAGATTGCTGCCGTTAAGGTTAATTCCTCGGAAGTCGGCTTCAAATAGATTAACCTCGCTTAAATCTATCCCGCTAAAGTCTCGTTTCCCTTCAGCGTACTGATCCTTTAACTCCTTTGCGTTTAGCTTTTGCATATCAACTGTTGGTTTTTATTGGGTGCCGGCATAAAGACTCAGAACTTGAGCGTGAAAATCTGCGTATTTATACTTAACCTGTTTACAATTGTTAAGGATTTGTAACGAAAAAGCGCTAGATTTAATGTTTTCTTAAATGTTTGGGCACGTTACCATCGGCATTGACAGGGGGTGCCGGCCATAACTTCACCTGCCGGCCTGACACGTTTCGAGCTGAGAATGTCAAGATCGAAGGCAAGGGAAAAAAATTTTAAAAGTATCTATGCCCGAACTTAAAGTCTCTATCGCTCAGCATTACCACGAACGCACCAAATATGACCCGCAAACCCTAGCCAGCAAAAGTCATCAATTAGACTGGGAAAAACAGCCGGTGCCATTCAAGGAGTACAAGATCGGTACATCCTTCAACCTGAAGCCCTACTTCAAAGCAGAGGTCAGCGATCCGGAGGGCAAGTGGTGGCAGCGTTTATCTCGATTACTCTTTTGCAGCTACGGTCTGACTGCTAAGATCCCAACGATGGCCGGCAGCCCCTTGTATCTGAGGGCCGCCCCTTCTGCCGGTGGCTTGTACCCAGCAGAAGTTTATCTCGTTTCTCGCGGCACCGGCCCGTTACCTGCCGGTCTCTACAACTACCAAACTCAGACTCATTCCCTCGTAC contains the following coding sequences:
- a CDS encoding pentapeptide repeat-containing protein — translated: MQKLNAKELKDQYAEGKRDFSGIDLSEVNLFEADFRGINLNGSNLTSTYLPYANLSQANLHAAEINAAELSDVKLYQADLSEANLRGANLCRANLRYANLQGADLSGANLQGANLYNADLGSANLIDADLSRANLEGARLTQARLAGCNFYRARMVDFSDAYLDSTTVRPDGYREDS